One Pleurocapsa sp. PCC 7327 DNA segment encodes these proteins:
- a CDS encoding HEAT repeat domain-containing protein: MTDSLFEQLKHPNPHMRERAMRELAENRDENTISRLMGILGDEDVPYRRAAVVALGAIGMDAVPSLVESLLNSDNATIRGSCAKALAQIAVNHPEVPFPSEGLQGLKKAINDPNPVVHIASVMALGEIGSPAFDILVEALKTTDNPAVAVTIVNALGSMGDERATEVLATLSKDESADSYVRESATSALSRLEMVGKYRGAN; encoded by the coding sequence ATGACAGATTCTCTATTCGAACAACTAAAACACCCCAACCCCCACATGCGAGAACGGGCAATGCGAGAACTTGCCGAAAACCGTGATGAAAATACAATTTCTCGCTTGATGGGCATTCTCGGCGATGAAGACGTGCCCTATCGACGAGCTGCGGTAGTGGCATTGGGCGCGATCGGCATGGATGCCGTACCTTCCCTAGTCGAGTCCTTGCTCAATAGCGACAATGCAACTATTCGGGGTAGTTGTGCCAAAGCTTTGGCACAAATCGCCGTCAACCATCCAGAAGTTCCTTTCCCCAGCGAAGGCTTGCAGGGATTAAAAAAAGCTATTAATGACCCCAATCCAGTGGTTCATATCGCCTCCGTGATGGCTCTGGGCGAGATTGGTTCCCCGGCTTTCGATATTTTGGTTGAAGCCCTCAAAACTACAGATAACCCTGCGGTAGCGGTGACAATCGTCAACGCACTCGGTTCCATGGGAGACGAACGGGCAACAGAAGTCCTGGCGACCCTGAGCAAGGATGAATCTGCCGATTCCTACGTTCGCGAGTCAGCAACAAGCGCTTTATCCCGTTTGGAGATGGTAGGTAAATATCGGGGCGCGAATTAA
- the dctP gene encoding TRAP transporter substrate-binding protein DctP — MERRELLKTVAYGALGATTAGVVAGCNRAAQTNAPTTTADASLPTIEWQMATSWPVSLDTIYGGAKTIADRVAAMTGGKFKIVPRAAGELAPPLEVLNVVSQGAVQCGHTAAYYYVGRSPFTAFGTSVPFGLTAQQQNAWLYEGGGLKLLQELYAKKFGLIQFPAGNSGTQMGGWFRKEISTPSDLQGLKMRIPGLGGQVMGRLGVTVQNLPGGEIFQALQTGAIDAAEWVGPYDDEKLGLNRVAKFYYYPGWWEPGSTFEVQVNLNEWKKLPVVYQEIFKSAAYEANMTMLARYDALNNEALQRLLKNGVQLRPYSNEIMAAAEKAAFDLYDEFAAKDADFKTVYDEWKAFRDRIYAWNNRNQSSYERFVYSKLKS; from the coding sequence ATGGAACGTCGAGAGTTATTAAAAACGGTAGCTTATGGAGCACTTGGGGCTACGACAGCAGGAGTAGTTGCCGGATGCAATCGAGCGGCACAAACCAATGCGCCTACAACCACTGCGGATGCTTCCTTGCCTACTATCGAGTGGCAGATGGCAACAAGCTGGCCCGTATCCCTCGATACCATTTATGGTGGAGCCAAAACAATTGCCGATCGCGTTGCAGCAATGACAGGCGGTAAATTTAAGATTGTGCCCCGTGCGGCTGGCGAATTAGCTCCTCCACTCGAAGTATTGAACGTAGTATCTCAGGGCGCAGTGCAATGCGGTCATACTGCCGCTTATTACTACGTCGGGAGAAGCCCATTTACCGCCTTTGGGACATCTGTGCCATTTGGGTTGACCGCCCAGCAGCAAAACGCCTGGCTGTACGAAGGGGGCGGACTGAAACTGTTGCAGGAACTGTACGCTAAAAAGTTCGGTCTCATCCAGTTTCCGGCAGGCAACAGCGGCACGCAGATGGGGGGATGGTTTCGCAAGGAGATCTCAACGCCAAGCGACTTGCAAGGACTCAAAATGCGCATCCCCGGACTCGGTGGACAGGTAATGGGCAGACTCGGCGTGACGGTGCAGAATTTACCTGGCGGCGAAATCTTCCAAGCGCTACAAACAGGAGCGATTGACGCGGCTGAGTGGGTAGGTCCCTACGACGACGAAAAGTTAGGATTGAACCGAGTTGCTAAGTTTTATTACTATCCGGGTTGGTGGGAACCCGGTTCCACCTTCGAGGTGCAAGTCAACCTCAATGAATGGAAAAAGCTGCCAGTAGTCTATCAAGAAATCTTCAAGTCAGCAGCTTATGAAGCCAACATGACCATGTTGGCTCGCTACGATGCCCTTAACAATGAAGCACTCCAACGGTTGCTAAAAAATGGCGTTCAACTGCGCCCGTATAGCAACGAGATCATGGCAGCAGCAGAAAAAGCGGCGTTTGATTTGTATGACGAATTCGCTGCCAAAGATGCCGATTTCAAGACGGTTTATGATGAGTGGAAGGCATTCCGCGATCGCATCTACGCTTGGAATAATCGCAATCAATCGAGTTACGAGCGCTTTGTTTACTCTAAGCTCAAGTCGTAA
- a CDS encoding protein phosphatase 2C domain-containing protein: MSHEILAFSLPKIGEAEKNNQDRFETSPDGSLIALSDGAGSSLYPSQWAEILVKSFCQSQDDPIEQIQQSYQEWLKPAQEQWRQYYLAKLKSPNRAWWQGGSQIKNRGSATFIGLRLQKSNASGGGKWQAVAVGDSCLFKLDRNGDNLLAFPLKSSQSFKRTTQCFESLPEYPSFPPQFEEGSYENGDIFLLATDAFSQWLLTDYEERGEAWKKCFELKEQNDFIKAIAQLRQKNLIKNDDTTMALIKILEEVRQEIDIWQDIATLEPSAESD, encoded by the coding sequence ATGAGCCATGAAATTTTAGCGTTTTCCCTGCCGAAAATCGGGGAAGCTGAGAAAAACAATCAAGATCGATTTGAAACCAGCCCGGATGGGAGTTTAATTGCCCTCTCAGATGGAGCTGGGTCTTCTTTATATCCGAGTCAGTGGGCAGAAATTTTGGTTAAATCCTTCTGTCAAAGTCAGGACGATCCCATCGAACAGATTCAGCAGTCTTATCAGGAATGGTTAAAGCCAGCCCAAGAGCAATGGCGACAATACTATTTGGCGAAACTCAAGTCTCCCAATCGGGCATGGTGGCAGGGGGGATCGCAAATTAAAAATCGTGGTTCTGCTACTTTCATTGGGTTAAGGCTGCAAAAATCGAATGCTTCAGGCGGGGGAAAATGGCAAGCCGTAGCCGTGGGAGATAGTTGTTTATTTAAGCTAGATAGAAATGGGGATAATCTCCTCGCCTTTCCCCTCAAGAGTTCTCAATCGTTTAAGAGAACGACTCAATGTTTTGAAAGCCTTCCCGAATACCCTTCATTTCCTCCTCAATTTGAAGAAGGCAGCTATGAGAATGGAGATATTTTTTTGCTGGCGACGGATGCATTTTCCCAGTGGCTTCTGACAGATTATGAAGAGCGGGGCGAAGCATGGAAAAAATGTTTTGAGCTAAAAGAGCAAAATGATTTTATCAAGGCGATCGCTCAGCTCAGACAAAAAAATCTGATTAAAAACGACGATACGACGATGGCATTAATTAAGATTCTCGAAGAGGTTCGCCAAGAGATAGACATTTGGCAAGACATTGCAACCCTGGAGCCATCTGCGGAATCTGATTAA
- the cobJ gene encoding precorrin-3B C(17)-methyltransferase, with translation MSQLPFLRFQPIAAIATTPRAAQLLQILSQSTGATLWVPGSLASIENAQVYTSSLKDQIASIWHEYRAFVFCLATGAVVRAIAPLLENKSRDPAVIVIDQDGHFVISLCGGHQGGADELARLIAHQLGAIPVLTGASASLNLPGIDILGLPFGWRKGSGDWTKVSAAISRRETVQVIQEVGSTLWQAHLPQGHPFYFGFPDDRESISPKARVWISATKRQFSPDADIPKVQWHPRVLWVGIGCERGTSRQLIEVALAQVCQRYHLATEAIAGIATIDLKADEAGILEYCRDRNLPLKTFPAEILRQVSTPNPSTVVEREVGTSSVAEAAAILGGKGRKLTTNYPPIPNPLIVPKQIVKLEGEPGAVTVAIALSELEYTGRTGQLLLVGTGPGNLEQMTPAAKTAVTGADAIVGYSLYLELIQPLLRPGQIVESLPITQERQRAQRAIELAQWGLTVAVVSSGDCGIYGMAGLVMEELQALGWNGKVPKVEVFPGITAVVAAAARVGAPLMHDFCTISLSDLLTPWDVIEKRLEAAAVGDFVTALYNPRSQTRTQQIITAREIFLKHRNPNTPVALVRSVYRSNEQISLTTLDKMLEFPIDMLTTVIIGNRSTRRHADWMITPRGYSVS, from the coding sequence TTGAGTCAGTTACCGTTCCTTCGATTTCAACCTATAGCCGCGATCGCAACTACCCCTAGAGCGGCTCAACTCCTACAAATTCTCTCTCAAAGCACGGGTGCAACCCTTTGGGTACCCGGATCTCTCGCTTCTATCGAAAACGCCCAGGTTTATACGAGTTCGCTCAAAGACCAGATTGCCTCAATTTGGCACGAATATCGAGCTTTTGTCTTTTGTCTCGCGACTGGGGCAGTCGTGCGAGCGATCGCGCCGCTGCTTGAAAACAAATCCCGCGATCCGGCTGTTATCGTCATCGACCAGGATGGTCATTTTGTCATCAGCTTGTGTGGCGGTCATCAAGGCGGTGCTGACGAACTCGCTCGATTAATTGCCCATCAGCTAGGCGCAATTCCTGTTTTGACGGGCGCGTCGGCTAGTTTAAACTTGCCAGGAATCGATATTTTGGGATTGCCCTTTGGGTGGCGAAAAGGCAGTGGCGATTGGACAAAAGTGAGTGCCGCAATTTCTCGCCGGGAAACGGTACAGGTTATCCAGGAAGTCGGTTCGACCCTGTGGCAAGCGCATTTGCCACAGGGACATCCCTTCTATTTCGGTTTTCCAGACGATCGCGAATCGATTTCGCCCAAAGCGCGCGTCTGGATTAGCGCCACGAAACGACAATTTTCTCCCGATGCAGACATTCCTAAAGTGCAATGGCATCCTAGAGTTTTGTGGGTAGGGATAGGATGCGAGCGAGGAACGTCGAGACAACTGATTGAAGTGGCGCTCGCGCAAGTCTGCCAGCGCTATCATTTAGCCACCGAAGCGATCGCTGGAATTGCGACTATCGATCTCAAAGCCGACGAAGCAGGAATATTAGAATACTGCCGCGATCGCAATTTGCCCTTAAAAACCTTTCCCGCCGAGATTCTTCGCCAGGTTAGCACTCCCAATCCTTCGACCGTCGTCGAGCGAGAAGTCGGAACTTCTAGCGTAGCCGAAGCCGCCGCCATTTTGGGAGGAAAAGGGAGAAAACTAACTACTAACTACCCCCCAATCCCAAATCCTCTGATCGTTCCCAAGCAGATCGTTAAATTAGAGGGCGAACCGGGAGCGGTTACAGTCGCGATCGCGCTTTCAGAACTAGAATATACCGGACGCACGGGGCAATTATTGCTCGTTGGAACTGGTCCGGGCAATCTAGAGCAAATGACGCCAGCCGCCAAAACAGCCGTAACTGGCGCAGATGCGATCGTTGGCTACTCTCTCTATCTCGAACTCATTCAACCGCTGCTGCGTCCCGGACAAATCGTCGAATCGCTTCCCATTACCCAAGAAAGACAGCGGGCACAACGGGCGATCGAATTAGCGCAGTGGGGGTTAACGGTTGCTGTCGTCTCCTCTGGGGATTGCGGGATTTATGGAATGGCAGGATTGGTGATGGAAGAACTGCAAGCGCTAGGATGGAATGGTAAGGTGCCCAAAGTAGAAGTTTTTCCGGGAATTACGGCTGTCGTTGCCGCAGCAGCTAGGGTAGGCGCGCCGCTAATGCACGATTTTTGCACGATTAGCTTAAGCGACCTTTTGACTCCTTGGGACGTAATCGAAAAGCGCCTCGAGGCAGCTGCCGTAGGCGATTTTGTCACGGCGCTGTACAATCCGCGATCGCAAACTCGCACTCAACAAATTATTACCGCTCGAGAGATTTTCTTGAAACACCGCAATCCCAATACACCAGTCGCCCTAGTACGTTCTGTTTATCGTTCCAACGAACAGATCTCCCTGACAACCTTAGATAAAATGTTAGAGTTTCCAATCGACATGTTGACAACCGTTATTATTGGCAACCGCAGCACTCGCCGCCATGCCGATTGGATGATTACTCCGCGAGGCTATTCGGTAAGCTGA
- a CDS encoding PhoH family protein: protein MTETSQIIQLPSSESAISLAGIKDENLKFLSRHTGANLVMRGQELLVYGEEKLVERALQIVRSLKPYWQEAKAISQPDLITAFQALDTGRTEEYQDLQQNVLARTRRGELIRAKTFRQRQYIKAIQTHDITFCIGPAGTGKTFLAAVLAVQALLNNQCDRLILTRPAVEAGEKLGFLPGDLQQKVNPFLRPLYDALYEFIDPEKIPDLMERGKIEVAPLAYMRGRTLSNAFVIVDEAQNTTPAQLKMVLTRLGFGSRMVVTGDITQIDLPSHQDSGLVVASRILRSVEGIAFCQFTQADVVRHPLVQRIVEAYEKYEK, encoded by the coding sequence ATGACCGAAACCTCTCAAATAATTCAATTGCCCAGTAGTGAAAGCGCAATCTCCTTAGCCGGAATTAAAGATGAAAATCTAAAATTTCTCTCTCGCCATACGGGAGCCAATTTAGTGATGCGAGGTCAAGAATTGCTCGTTTATGGCGAAGAAAAACTGGTAGAACGCGCTCTGCAAATCGTACGATCGCTCAAACCTTATTGGCAAGAAGCCAAAGCCATCTCCCAACCCGATCTGATTACTGCTTTTCAAGCACTGGATACGGGACGGACAGAAGAATATCAGGACTTACAGCAAAATGTCCTAGCTCGCACGCGACGGGGAGAATTAATTCGAGCCAAAACCTTTCGCCAGCGCCAGTATATCAAAGCAATTCAAACCCACGATATCACTTTTTGCATCGGTCCGGCGGGGACGGGAAAAACTTTTCTAGCAGCCGTTTTAGCGGTACAAGCACTGCTGAATAATCAATGCGATCGCCTGATTCTCACTCGTCCGGCAGTAGAAGCGGGAGAAAAACTGGGCTTTCTGCCAGGAGATTTGCAGCAGAAAGTCAATCCTTTTTTACGTCCTCTCTACGATGCGCTTTATGAATTCATCGATCCCGAAAAAATTCCCGATCTCATGGAAAGAGGCAAAATTGAGGTCGCACCGCTTGCCTATATGCGAGGACGCACATTAAGCAACGCTTTTGTCATCGTCGATGAAGCGCAAAATACCACACCAGCACAACTAAAAATGGTGCTAACTCGGCTGGGATTTGGTTCGCGGATGGTGGTGACGGGAGATATTACCCAAATCGATTTACCTAGCCATCAAGATTCGGGATTAGTTGTGGCAAGTAGAATCCTGCGATCGGTAGAAGGCATCGCTTTCTGCCAATTCACGCAAGCAGATGTGGTTCGCCATCCTTTGGTGCAAAGAATAGTCGAAGCTTACGAAAAATATGAAAAGTAA
- a CDS encoding glucosamine-6-phosphate deaminase: MIPVKTFTVDALSVCVYKSESELAQGAAWMGKEYLQAVLGQKETAAVILATGNSQIQFLKALIALGGVDWSRIILFHLDEYLGIEADSTGSFRYYLYERVEKQVKPAQFHYIQGNALEPLAECDRYAKLLMAQPIDLCLLGVGQNGHLAFNEPEVADFHDPRRVKLVKLALQTRLAQVKQGCFPHLEAVPQYAFTVTIPMLASAQKIICLVPGLSKASIIKKMLTESISPACPASVLRQHANASLFLEKNLASLVIS, encoded by the coding sequence ATGATACCTGTCAAAACGTTTACAGTCGATGCCCTCTCGGTATGCGTTTATAAATCTGAATCCGAACTAGCCCAAGGGGCAGCCTGGATGGGAAAAGAATATTTGCAAGCAGTTTTAGGACAAAAAGAAACGGCTGCCGTTATTTTAGCCACGGGAAATTCACAGATTCAGTTTTTGAAGGCATTAATTGCTTTGGGAGGAGTAGATTGGAGTCGTATTATTCTGTTTCATTTGGATGAATATTTAGGAATTGAAGCCGACTCAACTGGCAGTTTTCGTTATTACTTGTACGAAAGGGTAGAAAAGCAAGTTAAACCCGCACAATTTCACTATATTCAAGGCAATGCATTAGAACCGTTAGCCGAATGCGATCGCTATGCGAAACTATTGATGGCACAACCGATCGACCTTTGTTTGTTGGGAGTCGGACAAAACGGACACCTCGCTTTCAACGAACCAGAGGTAGCAGATTTTCACGATCCTCGCCGAGTCAAATTAGTTAAGCTAGCTCTCCAGACGCGCCTAGCACAAGTAAAGCAAGGATGCTTCCCCCACCTGGAAGCCGTACCGCAGTACGCTTTTACCGTGACTATTCCCATGCTAGCTTCGGCACAAAAAATTATCTGTCTCGTCCCTGGCTTGAGCAAAGCTTCTATAATCAAGAAAATGCTGACAGAATCGATAAGTCCTGCTTGTCCCGCTTCAGTCCTTCGTCAACACGCCAACGCTAGTCTATTTCTAGAGAAGAATTTAGCCAGTTTGGTTATTAGTTAG
- a CDS encoding cobalamin-binding protein has product MIDNNSLRIISLLPSATEIVAALGLVDALVGRSHECDYPPAVQNLPVCTEARLSSQQPSAQIDTDVRSLLKSALSIYQLKIEVIEQLQPTHIVTQDQCDVCAVSFSEVERAIAQLIRSQPQVISLQPNRLVEVWADIERVARAVGVDAEPVLSQLQARVDTIAQKTKTLERDRATAVALEWTEPLMGAGNWIPELIEIAGGQSLLGNFGQHSSYLRWEDLLAVDPEFIIIMPCGFDLDRTQKESQVLKQHPTWSRLQAVRNGKVFITDGNAYFNRPGPRLVDSLEILAEIFHPKWFNFGYRGRGWESFQ; this is encoded by the coding sequence ATGATCGACAATAACTCCCTCCGAATTATTTCATTGCTTCCCAGCGCGACAGAAATTGTGGCAGCTTTAGGTTTAGTGGATGCATTAGTCGGACGTTCCCATGAATGCGACTATCCCCCAGCAGTGCAAAATCTGCCTGTCTGTACGGAAGCGAGACTCAGCTCTCAACAACCAAGCGCTCAAATCGATACAGACGTTCGCTCCCTCCTCAAGTCTGCTTTGAGTATCTATCAGCTTAAAATCGAAGTAATCGAACAACTTCAGCCTACGCACATTGTCACTCAAGACCAGTGTGATGTTTGTGCCGTAAGCTTTTCAGAGGTAGAAAGAGCGATCGCTCAACTCATTCGCAGCCAACCTCAAGTCATTTCCCTACAACCCAATCGACTCGTAGAAGTTTGGGCAGACATAGAAAGAGTCGCGCGGGCTGTAGGCGTTGATGCCGAGCCAGTTTTAAGCCAATTACAGGCGCGGGTTGACACGATCGCCCAAAAAACCAAAACACTAGAACGCGATCGCGCCACCGCAGTTGCCCTAGAATGGACAGAACCGCTTATGGGAGCGGGGAATTGGATTCCAGAACTAATCGAAATTGCAGGCGGTCAATCGCTGCTGGGTAATTTTGGACAACACTCTTCTTATTTAAGATGGGAAGATTTACTCGCAGTCGACCCAGAATTTATCATTATCATGCCCTGTGGATTCGATCTCGATCGCACTCAAAAAGAATCCCAAGTCCTAAAGCAGCACCCCACTTGGTCGCGCCTACAAGCGGTTAGAAACGGCAAGGTTTTCATTACTGACGGGAATGCCTATTTCAATCGTCCCGGTCCTCGCTTGGTCGATTCTCTAGAGATTCTGGCAGAAATTTTTCATCCCAAATGGTTTAACTTTGGTTATCGAGGCAGGGGTTGGGAATCATTTCAGTAA
- a CDS encoding glycosyltransferase family 4 protein, with product MKLLFLSTSVGSLGSGLGGGVELTLKNIALAMMHRGHQVRVVAPSGSVLAGIPLTEIAGNLQIPAQTQNTKAPICLPDNSVLANMWEYARQVQNDYDLILNFAYDWLPFYLTPFFSRPVAHLVSMASVTAAMDRIIQQTIARFPVQVAFHSRAQAATFGLTDSCRCLGNAIDLCEYQFCENPTPNLAWIGRIAPEKALEDAVAAAQISGIPLRIFGKLQDRDYWEKICRNYPNAPMEYVGFLPTHELQQQLRQCRALVMTPRWVEAFGNVAIEALACGVPVIAYRRGGPAEIVRDGETGFLVEPDSITELVKAIKRLDAIDRHVCRRQAEEEYSLWAMGDRTEAWFRDILGIK from the coding sequence ATGAAACTACTTTTCCTTTCAACTTCAGTTGGATCTCTAGGTTCTGGGTTAGGGGGAGGAGTCGAACTGACGTTAAAAAATATCGCCCTGGCAATGATGCATCGAGGGCATCAAGTTCGAGTCGTTGCCCCGTCGGGATCGGTTTTAGCAGGTATTCCTCTTACAGAAATCGCAGGAAATTTACAAATCCCAGCCCAAACCCAAAACACAAAAGCGCCGATTTGCCTGCCAGATAATTCTGTCTTGGCAAATATGTGGGAGTACGCGCGACAAGTTCAAAACGATTATGACTTAATTCTGAATTTTGCTTACGATTGGTTGCCTTTTTATCTCACTCCCTTTTTTAGCCGTCCCGTCGCTCATTTAGTCAGCATGGCATCGGTGACGGCGGCGATGGATCGGATTATCCAACAAACAATCGCTCGATTTCCAGTGCAAGTTGCCTTTCACAGTCGGGCGCAAGCGGCTACTTTTGGCTTGACTGACTCCTGTCGGTGTTTGGGAAATGCGATCGATCTGTGTGAGTATCAATTTTGCGAAAATCCCACGCCCAATCTAGCGTGGATCGGTCGCATCGCACCAGAAAAAGCCCTGGAAGATGCAGTGGCAGCCGCTCAGATATCAGGAATTCCTCTGCGAATTTTTGGCAAACTACAAGATCGAGATTATTGGGAAAAAATTTGCCGGAATTATCCCAATGCTCCGATGGAATATGTTGGCTTTTTACCGACCCATGAATTGCAGCAACAATTGCGTCAATGTCGTGCCTTAGTGATGACTCCTCGTTGGGTAGAAGCTTTTGGTAACGTGGCAATTGAAGCTTTAGCTTGCGGAGTTCCCGTCATTGCCTACCGTCGTGGCGGTCCTGCCGAAATCGTTCGAGATGGAGAAACGGGGTTTTTAGTTGAGCCAGATAGCATTACGGAGCTGGTAAAAGCCATCAAACGACTCGACGCGATCGATCGCCATGTCTGTCGCCGACAAGCCGAGGAAGAATACTCGCTCTGGGCAATGGGCGATCGCACCGAAGCCTGGTTTCGAGATATTTTGGGAATTAAATAA
- a CDS encoding HEAT repeat domain-containing protein: MMMYYRFPILFAIITIGLLGVVGNRDRRDLALALSNSHSNPTVTKSIAQASTTGKLKSTSPSASNSTYDRYMRAGYEAFDNKNYQAAIENFQKALAERPNDIYARQAIQNSETLLKNEQAKNNPSSDWWWLSLGAGLAFVVGGGVFFFSGLLRRSPDWEREEQELAESESDCEPEEKFSLNSLPSEKSQNLFGEANSKTKTGDDDSSIPLQTPTRLPNLDIINELVKDLQEPDPKKRRKAIWELAQKGDSRAMKPLVDLMIDSDSQERSLILEALSQISIRTLKPMNQALALSLQDKNPQVRKNAIRDLTRIYDLMSQISQMLRHAMDDSDVEVQETAKWALNQLNLQMTPTRLDLLPMKQNETMP; this comes from the coding sequence ATGATGATGTACTATCGTTTTCCTATACTTTTTGCTATCATTACTATTGGTCTATTAGGGGTTGTTGGGAATCGCGATCGCCGAGATTTGGCGCTAGCCCTCTCAAATTCTCACAGCAATCCGACCGTTACCAAATCGATAGCTCAAGCGTCAACAACAGGGAAGCTAAAATCAACATCTCCGAGTGCCAGCAACTCCACTTACGATCGCTACATGAGGGCCGGGTACGAAGCCTTCGACAATAAAAATTATCAAGCAGCGATAGAAAATTTTCAAAAAGCCTTAGCCGAACGTCCCAACGATATTTACGCTCGCCAAGCCATCCAAAATAGCGAAACTTTGCTCAAAAACGAGCAGGCCAAAAATAACCCATCATCGGATTGGTGGTGGCTATCATTAGGAGCAGGACTTGCCTTCGTCGTCGGCGGAGGCGTATTTTTCTTTTCTGGGTTGCTGCGTAGAAGTCCCGACTGGGAACGGGAAGAACAAGAGCTTGCAGAATCAGAATCTGACTGCGAACCAGAAGAGAAATTTTCATTGAATTCCCTTCCCTCAGAAAAATCTCAAAATCTTTTTGGCGAGGCTAACTCAAAAACAAAGACGGGCGACGACGATAGTTCCATTCCACTACAAACGCCTACTCGCCTGCCCAATTTGGATATTATCAATGAATTGGTTAAAGATCTCCAAGAGCCCGATCCGAAAAAGCGACGGAAGGCAATTTGGGAACTGGCGCAAAAAGGCGATTCGCGTGCGATGAAACCCCTAGTCGATCTGATGATTGACTCGGATTCCCAAGAGCGCAGCCTGATTTTAGAAGCCCTCTCTCAAATCAGCATACGCACCCTCAAGCCAATGAATCAAGCCCTAGCTCTCTCCTTGCAAGATAAAAATCCCCAGGTACGCAAAAATGCGATTCGCGATCTAACCAGAATTTACGACCTTATGTCTCAAATTAGCCAGATGTTACGCCATGCGATGGATGATTCGGACGTAGAAGTTCAAGAAACGGCTAAGTGGGCGCTTAATCAGTTAAATCTTCAGATGACTCCTACGAGGTTGGATCTGCTGCCGATGAAGCAAAACGAAACAATGCCATAA